The Candidatus Hydrogenedentota bacterium nucleotide sequence TGCTCCGACGAGAGTTTCTGACCGCCAGCGTTCTGTCTGTTGCCGGGGCCGCCGCCGCGGGGCAGCCCGCCGCGATCGCGCCTACCCCTTCTCCCGTGAAGGGCCGGCTCAAGCAATCCGTATGTCGATGGTGCTACGGCGGGATGCCGCTGGATGCGCTCTGCGCCAACGCCGCGGCGATGGGGATCGTGTCGGTGGAGTTGCTGGGGCCTGATGAGTGGGCGGTGGCGAAGAAGCACGGACTGACCTGCGCAGTGGCGACCAACGTGAAATCCAACCCGATCCCCAAAGGGTTCAACCGCGTGGAGCATCACGACGCGATCGTGAAGGACCTGGAGGAACGCCTGCCGCTGGTGAAGGACGCCGGCATCCCGCAGCAGATCGTCTTTTCGGGGAACCGCGCCGGGATGAGCGATGAAGATGGGCTGAAG carries:
- a CDS encoding TIM barrel protein; the encoded protein is LRREFLTASVLSVAGAAAAGQPAAIAPTPSPVKGRLKQSVCRWCYGGMPLDALCANAAAMGIVSVELLGPDEWAVAKKHGLTCAVATNVKSNPIPKGFNRVEHHDAIVKDLEERLPLVKDAGIPQQIVFSGNRAGMSDEDGLKNCAAGLARIMPTAERLGVTIIMELLNSKVDHKDYMCDRTRWGADLVQRVGSPRFKLLY